In Macrobrachium nipponense isolate FS-2020 chromosome 25, ASM1510439v2, whole genome shotgun sequence, one genomic interval encodes:
- the LOC135199044 gene encoding uncharacterized protein LOC135199044 codes for MHASMHLDVAVDILKKAETSLVSYRDTGFADAQTSAKEICEEMNVEAALKQKRLRTTKRQFSYEAPDEPITDALKKMEFSFFNVVVDMAIESLREKTGMMSDVAKKFSVLINFSDLTSSELEKQAKDLCNTLTSGDHSDLNYDELIVP; via the coding sequence ATGCATGCATCCATGCATCTGGATGTAGCTGTTGACATTCTCAAGAAGGCTGAAACCTCCCTTGTTAGCTACAGAGACACTGGGTTTGCTGATGCCCAGACATCTGCCAAAGAGATATGTGAGGAGATGAATGTGGAAGCTGCTCTAAAGCAGAAAAGACTCAGAACTACTAAAAGGCAGTTTTCCTATGAGGCCCCTGATGAACCTATTACCGATGCCTTGAAAAAAAtggagttttcatttttcaatgtagTTGTGGATATGGCCATTGAATCTCTCAGAGAGAAAACTGGAATGATGAGTGATGTTGCAAAGAAATTCAGTGTTCTCATAAACTTCTCTGACCTGACATCTAGTGAGCTAGAAAAGCAGGCAAAAGATTTGTGTAATACACTCACATCTGGGGATCATTCTGATTTAAATTATGATGAACTGATT